One Cohnella candidum genomic region harbors:
- the rpsB gene encoding 30S ribosomal protein S2 — translation MAVISMKQLLEAGVHFGHQTRRWNPKMDKYIFTERNGIYIIDLQKTVKKVDEAYNFVRQLAENGGTMLFVGTKKQAQDSVKDEAERAGMYYINQRWLGGTLTNFSTIQKRTDRLHQLAKWEEDGTFEVLPKKEVILLRKEKERLEKFLGGIKNMRKLPDALFIIDPRKERIAVAEARKLGIPIVGIVDTNCDPDEIDYVIPGNDDAIRAVKLLTAKMADAIVEAHQGEETTA, via the coding sequence ATGGCAGTAATTTCCATGAAGCAGCTTCTCGAAGCTGGGGTACACTTCGGCCACCAAACTCGTCGTTGGAACCCGAAAATGGACAAGTACATCTTTACGGAACGGAACGGCATTTACATTATCGACCTGCAAAAAACGGTCAAGAAAGTCGACGAGGCTTACAATTTCGTACGCCAGCTGGCTGAAAACGGCGGCACGATGCTGTTCGTCGGCACGAAGAAACAAGCGCAAGACTCCGTGAAAGACGAAGCGGAACGCGCAGGCATGTACTACATCAACCAACGCTGGCTCGGCGGCACGCTGACCAACTTCTCCACGATCCAGAAGCGGACCGACCGTCTGCATCAACTGGCCAAGTGGGAAGAGGACGGCACGTTCGAAGTCCTGCCGAAGAAAGAAGTCATCCTTCTCCGCAAGGAGAAAGAGCGCCTGGAGAAATTCCTGGGCGGCATCAAAAACATGCGCAAACTTCCGGACGCGCTGTTCATCATCGACCCGCGCAAAGAGCGCATCGCGGTCGCCGAAGCTCGCAAGCTCGGCATCCCGATCGTCGGCATCGTCGATACGAACTGCGACCCTGACGAGATCGACTACGTCATCCCGGGCAACGACGACGCTATCCGCGCCGTTAAGCTGCTGACGGCGAAAATGGCCGACGCTATCGTCGAAGCTCACCAAGGCGAAGAAACGACGGCGTAA
- the tsf gene encoding translation elongation factor Ts: MAINAADVKTLRERTGAGMLDCKKALEEANGDLTKAAELLREKGLAAAAKKGDRIATEGVVESYIHGGGRIGVLVEVNCETDFVAKTEQFRAFVKDIAMQIAAANPKFLAREEVSQEELDKEKEILRNQALNEGKPEKIVDKMVEGRMNKYYEENCLLEQAFVKDPDKTITTLLNEKIAAIGEKISIRRFARFELGEGLEKKVDNFVEEVMAQAKL; encoded by the coding sequence TTGGCTATCAATGCAGCAGACGTTAAAACGCTTCGCGAAAGAACCGGAGCGGGCATGCTCGATTGCAAAAAAGCGTTGGAAGAAGCGAACGGAGATCTGACGAAAGCAGCCGAGTTGCTTCGCGAGAAAGGCCTTGCGGCAGCAGCTAAGAAAGGCGACCGCATCGCGACGGAAGGCGTCGTCGAATCCTACATCCACGGCGGCGGCCGGATCGGCGTTCTCGTCGAAGTCAACTGCGAAACCGACTTCGTTGCGAAAACCGAGCAGTTCCGCGCTTTCGTGAAAGACATCGCGATGCAAATCGCGGCGGCTAACCCGAAATTCCTGGCCCGCGAAGAAGTTTCCCAAGAGGAACTCGACAAGGAAAAGGAAATCCTCCGCAACCAAGCCCTCAACGAAGGCAAGCCGGAGAAAATCGTCGACAAAATGGTCGAAGGCCGCATGAACAAATACTATGAAGAAAACTGCTTGCTGGAGCAAGCGTTCGTGAAGGATCCGGACAAAACGATCACGACGCTGCTGAACGAGAAAATCGCCGCCATCGGCGAGAAAATCTCCATCCGCCGCTTTGCCCGTTTCGAACTGGGCGAAGGCTTGGAGAAAAAAGTAGACAACTTCGTCGAAGAGGTCATGGCCCAGGCGAAGCTGTAA
- the pyrH gene encoding UMP kinase, which produces MERPVFKRVVLKVSGESLSGTNGYGIDAATILSIAEQVKEVIELGVEVAIVCGGGNIWRGIAGSQKGIDRATADYMGMLATVMNSLALQDALEQMDVPSRVQTSIAMQQIAEPYIRRRAIRHLEKGRVVIFAAGTGNPFFSTDTTAALRAAEIEAEVILMAKNKVDGVYSADPFKDATAEKYDQLTYMDVLNKNLGVMDSTASSLCMDNNIPLLVFAITEKGNIKRAVMGEKIGTIVKGSVD; this is translated from the coding sequence TTGGAACGTCCCGTATTTAAACGCGTGGTGCTCAAGGTGAGCGGCGAGTCTTTGTCCGGCACGAACGGATACGGGATCGACGCGGCGACCATCCTGTCGATCGCCGAGCAAGTGAAAGAAGTCATCGAACTCGGCGTCGAAGTCGCCATTGTCTGCGGCGGCGGCAACATTTGGCGGGGGATCGCCGGAAGCCAGAAGGGCATCGACCGTGCCACGGCCGATTACATGGGCATGCTGGCAACCGTCATGAACTCGCTGGCCCTGCAGGACGCGCTGGAACAGATGGATGTGCCCAGCCGCGTGCAAACGTCGATCGCGATGCAGCAAATCGCCGAGCCTTACATTCGCCGGCGTGCGATCCGGCACCTGGAGAAAGGGCGCGTCGTCATTTTCGCGGCCGGCACCGGCAACCCGTTTTTCTCCACCGACACGACGGCCGCCCTGCGCGCCGCCGAGATCGAAGCGGAAGTCATCCTGATGGCCAAAAACAAAGTGGACGGCGTCTACAGCGCCGACCCGTTCAAGGACGCGACCGCGGAGAAATACGATCAGCTCACGTACATGGACGTGCTGAACAAAAACCTCGGCGTCATGGATTCCACGGCTTCTTCTCTGTGCATGGACAATAATATTCCTCTTCTCGTGTTCGCGATTACCGAGAAAGGTAACATTAAACGTGCCGTGATGGGCGAGAAGATCGGCACGATCGTAAAAGGGAGTGTAGACTAA
- the frr gene encoding ribosome recycling factor: MPQAIKKDAEERMEKALGALKRDLSTLRAGRASPAMLERVTAEYYGEPTPINQLGSITTPDSRTLVIQPWDKSALSAIEKAILKSDLGLNPANDGTIIRIVIPPLTEERRKDLAKETKKFGEEAKVAIRNIRRDANDDIKKKEKDEISEDESRRHQDDVQKLTDRYVAEVDKILAAKEKEIMEV, translated from the coding sequence GTGCCTCAAGCGATCAAAAAAGACGCGGAAGAACGGATGGAGAAGGCGCTCGGCGCCTTGAAACGCGACTTGTCCACTCTGCGCGCGGGACGCGCATCCCCTGCCATGCTCGAGCGGGTGACCGCCGAGTATTACGGTGAGCCCACTCCGATCAACCAGCTCGGCTCCATCACGACGCCGGACTCCAGGACGCTCGTCATCCAGCCGTGGGACAAATCGGCCCTGTCGGCGATCGAGAAAGCGATCCTTAAATCGGATCTCGGACTCAATCCCGCCAACGACGGCACGATCATCCGGATCGTGATTCCGCCGCTCACCGAGGAACGCCGCAAAGATCTCGCCAAGGAAACGAAAAAATTCGGCGAGGAAGCGAAGGTGGCCATCCGCAACATCCGCAGGGATGCCAACGATGACATCAAGAAGAAAGAAAAAGACGAAATTTCCGAAGACGAATCCAGACGGCACCAGGATGACGTCCAGAAGCTGACCGACCGTTACGTCGCCGAAGTGGACAAAATCCTCGCCGCCAAAGAAAAAGAAATCATGGAAGTGTAA
- a CDS encoding isoprenyl transferase — protein MSGRLFGGWLRKLISGSARPEGAGSPDASADDAVPSGDNIPRHVAVIMDGNGRWAKSRGLPRIAGHHNGMKAVKRIAKAADRIGVEVLTLYAFSTENWKRPKAEVEFLMKLPQEFLSIELEELIENNVQVRMMGQLDSLPDHTLAAVNEAVRRTEGNTGLILNFALNYGSRAEMVEAARSLAREAARHELDPESIDDEAFSKRLLTAGLPDPDLLIRTSGELRLSNFMLWQLAYSEFWFTDIYWPEFTEQHLFAAVREYQRRARRYGGL, from the coding sequence ATGAGCGGCCGTTTGTTCGGCGGTTGGCTCCGCAAGCTCATATCCGGTTCCGCCCGGCCGGAGGGCGCCGGCAGCCCGGACGCATCGGCGGATGACGCCGTGCCGTCGGGCGACAACATTCCCCGCCACGTCGCCGTCATTATGGACGGAAACGGGCGCTGGGCGAAATCGCGGGGGCTTCCCCGGATCGCGGGCCACCACAACGGCATGAAAGCGGTCAAGAGGATCGCGAAAGCGGCCGACCGTATCGGAGTGGAAGTCCTCACGCTGTATGCATTTTCCACGGAGAACTGGAAACGGCCGAAAGCCGAAGTCGAATTCCTGATGAAGCTGCCGCAGGAATTCCTCTCCATCGAGCTCGAGGAGCTGATCGAGAACAATGTTCAGGTGCGCATGATGGGCCAATTGGACAGCCTTCCGGATCATACGCTGGCCGCGGTGAACGAAGCCGTCCGCAGGACGGAAGGCAATACGGGCCTCATTCTTAATTTCGCGCTTAACTACGGCAGCCGCGCCGAAATGGTGGAGGCGGCCCGAAGCTTGGCGCGCGAAGCCGCCCGCCATGAGCTCGATCCCGAATCCATCGACGATGAAGCGTTTAGCAAACGGCTGCTGACGGCCGGCCTGCCCGACCCGGACTTGCTCATCCGCACCAGCGGAGAGCTTCGTTTAAGCAATTTCATGCTGTGGCAGCTCGCTTACAGCGAATTTTGGTTCACGGACATTTATTGGCCGGAGTTCACCGAACAACATTTATTCGCCGCCGTCCGCGAGTACCAGCGGCGCGCGCGCCGCTACGGAGGACTGTGA
- a CDS encoding phosphatidate cytidylyltransferase, whose product MVQRIVTGVVAGAAFAGLLWLGGWYYAALLLVMAFIGYHEYVKLNGQAWARWDVIAAFVGVLLLTLTRLPDGWGIDLPSFETVVWILMFLLLSATVFSKNKTTLEHAALLFLGAVYVGTGFHYMLATREMPHGIFWSAITFVCIWSSDAGAYFVGKAIGKTKLWPAISPNKTIEGSVGGLVLAIVAGLIFAWCRPEWLGYAQAAAIGAVAAVAGQLGDLIQSAYKRWRGVKDSGQLLPGHGGILDRTDSWLIVFPLVHLLGLLTVN is encoded by the coding sequence ATGGTTCAACGCATCGTAACCGGCGTGGTGGCTGGCGCCGCCTTCGCCGGATTGCTGTGGCTCGGCGGCTGGTATTATGCCGCCCTGCTGCTTGTCATGGCCTTTATCGGTTATCACGAATACGTCAAGCTGAACGGACAAGCCTGGGCCAGATGGGATGTCATTGCGGCATTCGTCGGCGTTTTGCTGCTCACGCTGACCCGGCTGCCCGACGGCTGGGGGATCGACTTGCCCTCATTCGAAACGGTTGTCTGGATTCTCATGTTCCTGCTGTTGTCGGCTACCGTATTCAGCAAAAACAAAACGACCCTGGAACACGCCGCCCTGCTGTTCCTCGGCGCGGTATACGTTGGAACGGGCTTTCATTACATGCTCGCGACGAGGGAAATGCCGCATGGCATCTTCTGGTCGGCCATCACCTTCGTCTGTATCTGGTCTTCGGATGCCGGAGCTTATTTCGTCGGCAAAGCGATCGGGAAGACGAAGCTTTGGCCGGCCATCAGTCCGAACAAGACGATCGAGGGATCCGTCGGCGGCCTGGTTCTGGCGATCGTGGCCGGGCTCATCTTCGCCTGGTGCCGGCCGGAGTGGCTCGGATATGCGCAAGCCGCCGCGATCGGCGCAGTCGCCGCCGTGGCGGGACAGCTCGGCGATCTCATCCAATCCGCCTACAAGAGATGGCGGGGCGTGAAGGACTCCGGCCAATTGCTTCCCGGCCATGGAGGCATCCTGGATCGCACCGACAGCTGGCTGATCGTATTTCCTTTGGTCCACCTGCTCGGACTGCTGACGGTAAACTAA
- a CDS encoding 1-deoxy-D-xylulose-5-phosphate reductoisomerase: protein MKKIAILGSTGSIGTQTLDVVSREPEAYEVVGLGAGTNVELLLEQAAKFRPPYVSVATRELADSIRHRVPEGTRVLHGEEGLNEIAANAGADYVVCALVGSLGLISTLAAIDAGAAIGLANKETLVTGGHIVMSRAAEKGVKILPVDSEHSALFQCLNGEDRKALKRLILTASGGSFRDKTRDQLKDVTVEDALKHPNWSMGAKVTIDSATMANKGLEVIEAHWLFGVPYDRIDVMIHPESIVHSMVEFEDTSVMAQLGNPDMRVPIQYALTYPERRPSPASPLDLLAAGALHFRPMDFGRYPCLRLAYEAGRAGGTAPAVFNAANETAVARFLRKEIPFLAIEDIVETVLSRHAAAPSPDLEAILDADRWARLEADSIGG, encoded by the coding sequence ATGAAGAAAATCGCCATTCTCGGCAGTACGGGCTCGATCGGCACGCAAACGCTGGACGTCGTCTCCCGGGAACCGGAAGCTTACGAAGTCGTCGGCCTGGGCGCCGGGACGAACGTGGAGCTTCTGCTCGAGCAAGCCGCCAAGTTCCGACCGCCTTACGTCTCCGTCGCCACCCGGGAGCTTGCGGATTCCATCCGCCATCGCGTCCCGGAGGGTACCCGCGTGCTGCACGGCGAAGAGGGCTTAAATGAAATCGCCGCGAACGCGGGAGCGGATTACGTCGTCTGCGCGCTCGTCGGCAGTCTCGGACTCATCTCGACGCTCGCGGCCATCGATGCCGGGGCCGCGATCGGCCTGGCGAACAAGGAAACGCTCGTCACCGGCGGCCATATCGTCATGAGCCGGGCGGCCGAGAAAGGCGTCAAGATCCTCCCGGTGGACAGCGAGCATTCCGCGTTGTTCCAATGTCTGAACGGGGAAGACCGCAAAGCGCTCAAACGCCTGATATTGACGGCGTCCGGAGGCAGCTTCCGCGACAAAACGCGGGACCAACTGAAGGACGTTACGGTAGAGGATGCCCTCAAGCACCCGAACTGGAGCATGGGCGCGAAAGTGACGATCGACTCGGCGACGATGGCGAACAAAGGCCTCGAGGTCATCGAAGCCCATTGGCTGTTCGGCGTCCCGTACGACCGGATCGACGTCATGATCCACCCGGAAAGCATCGTCCATTCGATGGTGGAGTTCGAGGATACGAGCGTGATGGCGCAGCTGGGCAACCCCGACATGCGGGTGCCGATCCAATACGCGCTCACCTACCCGGAACGGCGGCCATCGCCGGCTTCGCCGCTGGACCTGCTGGCTGCGGGAGCGCTGCATTTCCGGCCGATGGACTTCGGCCGTTATCCTTGCCTGCGGCTCGCTTACGAGGCCGGCCGCGCGGGCGGTACGGCGCCTGCCGTGTTCAACGCGGCGAACGAAACCGCCGTCGCCCGGTTCCTGCGCAAGGAAATTCCGTTCCTCGCGATCGAGGATATCGTGGAAACCGTGCTTAGCCGCCATGCGGCCGCGCCATCGCCGGATTTGGAGGCGATCCTGGATGCCGACCGCTGGGCCCGTTTGGAAGCAGATTCCATCGGCGGTTGA
- the rseP gene encoding RIP metalloprotease RseP, with translation MQNIQVVLATVLMFFLLVSLHEWGHFYFARRACILVREFAIGFGPKLFSVKKGETRYTIRLLPIGGFVRMAGEDPEVVEVQPGQTIAVRVKDDRVTKLYLDRLDERSNVLRGEVKAIDLERDLYVRLDVDGEEMRLNLHKQALVVARGRETQIAPIDRQFGSKTVGQRALAIFAGPVMNFVLAFVLFGVALQMNGVVVDHPTKVFITGVVDPSPAATAGLKKGDRVITVNGQEIGGDIDAFVKLIGDSAGKPMKWVVNRDGAEVPLTVTPGSDGKVGIYPGPEKRQPGFGETLGLSGQSMVNWTKVIFDGFRKIVFGEVGLKDMSGPVGTTKVTLDIARQGLPYLTNWAAILSLYLGIFNLLPIPALDGSRLLFLGIEAVRGRPIDPNRESMVHFIGFAMLMLLMVVVTYNDILGLVRK, from the coding sequence ATGCAAAATATACAGGTCGTTCTCGCGACCGTTCTGATGTTTTTCCTTCTTGTTTCCCTCCATGAATGGGGACACTTTTATTTCGCACGCCGGGCGTGCATTCTGGTTCGGGAATTCGCGATCGGCTTCGGGCCGAAGCTGTTCTCCGTGAAGAAGGGCGAAACCCGGTACACGATCCGGTTGCTGCCGATCGGCGGCTTCGTCCGGATGGCGGGCGAAGATCCGGAGGTCGTGGAGGTCCAGCCGGGCCAGACGATCGCCGTCCGGGTCAAAGACGATCGGGTCACGAAGCTTTACCTGGACCGGCTCGACGAACGGTCGAACGTGCTCCGCGGCGAAGTGAAGGCGATCGACCTCGAGCGCGATCTGTACGTCCGCTTGGACGTTGACGGCGAAGAGATGCGGCTTAACCTGCATAAGCAAGCGCTGGTGGTCGCCCGAGGCCGCGAAACGCAAATCGCGCCGATCGACCGCCAGTTCGGCAGCAAAACCGTCGGTCAGCGCGCGCTCGCGATTTTCGCCGGGCCGGTCATGAACTTCGTGCTGGCGTTCGTCCTGTTCGGCGTCGCCCTTCAAATGAACGGCGTCGTGGTCGACCATCCGACGAAAGTTTTCATTACCGGAGTGGTGGATCCTTCGCCGGCAGCGACAGCCGGTTTGAAGAAAGGCGATCGGGTCATCACGGTCAACGGTCAGGAAATCGGCGGGGACATCGACGCTTTCGTCAAGCTGATCGGCGATTCCGCCGGCAAGCCGATGAAATGGGTCGTCAACCGCGACGGGGCTGAAGTGCCTTTGACGGTAACGCCGGGTTCGGACGGCAAAGTCGGCATCTATCCCGGTCCGGAAAAGAGGCAGCCCGGCTTCGGCGAAACGCTCGGTTTGTCCGGGCAATCGATGGTGAACTGGACGAAGGTCATTTTCGACGGTTTCCGCAAAATCGTCTTCGGCGAAGTCGGCCTCAAGGACATGAGCGGACCGGTCGGCACGACGAAGGTCACGCTGGATATCGCCCGCCAAGGGCTGCCGTATCTGACGAATTGGGCCGCCATTCTCAGCTTGTATCTCGGCATTTTCAACTTGCTGCCGATACCGGCGCTGGATGGAAGCCGTCTGTTGTTCCTCGGCATCGAAGCCGTCCGCGGACGGCCGATCGACCCGAACCGGGAAAGCATGGTTCACTTCATCGGCTTCGCGATGCTCATGCTGCTCATGGTGGTCGTCACCTATAACGATATTTTAGGTTTGGTCAGAAAATAA
- the proS gene encoding proline--tRNA ligase has product MSKDKGFVTEITPQGEDFSRWYIDVIKKAELMDYSPVRGCIVFRPDGYEIWEHMQRELDQRFKDTGHRNAYFPLFIPESFFQKEKEHVEGFNPELPFVTEAGGEQLEEKLAIRPTSETMFGHMYAKWINSYRDLPVLINQWANVVRWEKRTLPFLRTSEFLWQEGHTAHEDEADARGETMRMLDVYTDFVENVLAIPVIKGQKTPSEKFAGAVDTFSIEAMMRDGRAVQAGTSHYMGTNFAVAFDIKYLSRENTQEFCHTTSWGVSTRLIGAMIMVHGDDRGLMLPPKVAPTQVMMIPIGPPKTREQVIAKTDELYAELKKAGVRVRVDDRSDVSPGWKFNEYEMRGIPIRLELGPRDLENGVCVLVSRVSGEKKQVPLDNLVAEVKAMLDEVHQEMFQRALEFRKEHFFSVETLDELKAKLEEQRGFALAGWCGSEACEKQVKDETGATSRNIPFEPAETKTQCLVCGDPSKHTVAFARAY; this is encoded by the coding sequence ATGTCGAAGGACAAAGGATTCGTTACGGAAATTACGCCTCAGGGCGAAGATTTTTCCCGTTGGTACATCGACGTCATCAAAAAAGCCGAGCTCATGGATTATTCGCCGGTTCGCGGCTGCATCGTATTCCGTCCCGACGGCTACGAGATTTGGGAGCATATGCAGCGCGAGCTCGATCAGCGTTTTAAGGACACGGGACACCGCAACGCGTATTTCCCGCTGTTCATCCCGGAGAGCTTCTTCCAAAAGGAAAAAGAGCACGTCGAAGGGTTTAACCCCGAGCTGCCTTTCGTGACGGAAGCGGGAGGAGAGCAGCTGGAGGAGAAGCTGGCGATCCGTCCGACCTCCGAAACGATGTTCGGGCACATGTACGCCAAATGGATAAACTCGTACCGCGATCTGCCGGTATTGATCAACCAGTGGGCGAACGTCGTCCGCTGGGAGAAGCGGACGCTTCCGTTCCTGCGCACGAGCGAGTTCCTCTGGCAAGAAGGCCATACGGCTCATGAGGATGAAGCGGATGCACGGGGCGAAACGATGCGGATGCTGGACGTCTATACCGACTTCGTCGAGAACGTCCTGGCCATTCCGGTCATCAAAGGCCAGAAGACGCCTTCCGAGAAATTCGCGGGCGCCGTGGATACGTTCTCCATCGAAGCGATGATGCGCGACGGACGCGCCGTGCAAGCCGGAACGTCCCATTACATGGGCACGAACTTCGCGGTTGCGTTCGACATCAAGTATTTGAGCCGCGAGAATACGCAGGAATTTTGCCACACGACTTCTTGGGGCGTGAGCACGCGCCTCATCGGCGCCATGATCATGGTGCACGGGGACGACCGCGGACTCATGCTGCCGCCGAAGGTCGCGCCGACGCAGGTCATGATGATCCCGATCGGTCCGCCGAAGACGAGGGAGCAAGTAATCGCCAAAACGGACGAGCTGTATGCCGAGCTGAAGAAAGCCGGCGTCCGCGTCCGCGTGGACGACCGCTCCGACGTTTCGCCGGGCTGGAAGTTCAACGAATACGAGATGCGCGGCATTCCGATCCGCCTGGAGCTCGGGCCCCGCGATCTGGAAAACGGCGTCTGCGTGCTCGTCTCCCGCGTCAGCGGCGAGAAGAAGCAAGTCCCGTTGGACAATTTGGTCGCCGAAGTCAAAGCGATGCTGGACGAAGTCCATCAAGAGATGTTCCAACGCGCTTTGGAATTCCGCAAGGAGCATTTCTTCTCCGTCGAAACGCTGGATGAGCTAAAAGCGAAGCTGGAAGAACAGCGCGGCTTCGCGCTCGCCGGCTGGTGCGGTTCCGAAGCCTGCGAGAAGCAGGTCAAGGACGAGACCGGCGCGACGAGCCGGAACATTCCGTTCGAACCGGCCGAGACGAAGACCCAGTGCCTCGTCTGCGGCGATCCTTCCAAACATACCGTCGCTTTCGCGAGAGCGTACTAA
- a CDS encoding cupredoxin domain-containing protein, translating into MWTGKWRNRAAVAGIGIVLTLALAGCGKSDSGGDAAPPAAVSADASDAGASNAAVVNVTASNFKWTLDKTEFTAGQQITFKLSGQDGAHGFSIVGQDVSHPIKKGETAEVTWTPDQPGTYTIKCNIMCGSGHRNMETTFTVK; encoded by the coding sequence ATGTGGACGGGAAAATGGCGGAATCGCGCGGCGGTTGCGGGAATAGGCATCGTCCTGACGTTGGCGCTGGCCGGGTGCGGCAAATCCGATTCCGGCGGGGATGCGGCGCCGCCGGCTGCGGTTTCAGCCGACGCAAGCGACGCCGGCGCTTCGAACGCGGCGGTGGTGAACGTGACGGCGTCGAATTTCAAATGGACGCTGGACAAAACCGAATTCACGGCGGGACAGCAGATCACGTTTAAGCTGTCCGGCCAGGACGGCGCGCACGGCTTCTCGATCGTCGGGCAGGACGTGAGCCATCCGATCAAAAAGGGAGAAACCGCAGAGGTGACCTGGACGCCGGATCAACCGGGCACTTACACGATCAAATGCAACATCATGTGCGGTTCCGGCCACCGGAACATGGAAACGACGTTCACGGTGAAGTGA